Sequence from the Panicum virgatum strain AP13 chromosome 5N, P.virgatum_v5, whole genome shotgun sequence genome:
AATCCGGAAAAGATTTATTAGACACACCATACATTCTCTCTTATTCCACAACATCAATCGATGCACTTCACCTTTAAGCATAGAATACATGAAGCCTTAATTatgtttcttttttgaaaaaaatagctGTGTAAAAAAGTTTGTAGTGTTATATTCATACAAGGTGAATGGAAATTAAACAATAATACCTTTCGGTAATTTTTTTGGTTTCCACCCATTTCCGTAACCGATATATCTCATTTTCTCTCCCATTTCCAGTTATTCCGCTTCCGCTCCGCTTTCCCATAATAATATATGGAGACGGAAATGATTGAAAGTTTTTTTCCATTCTTGTCCGTCTTTATCTCTAGGTCAAGAAAATTCCGCTGGATGAATCGGTGATAAAGTTGCTACTGTGCACCTACTAGGGATGGCAATTTTACTCGCGGGTGTGGGTATCCGCGGATACCCGACCCGATGGGTGAGGGTATGGGTATAAAATTTTACCTGCGGGTATGAGTATGTGTATAGAATTTCACGCGGGGTAGAGCGCGGGTAAAAAATTTTACCCGCCGGTACCCAATGGGTACCCGAAATACAAAAGTTAATCTAGTGAACTCATATCATTCACAAACTTTATGTGCCAGTTTCTTGTGATTGTATGAACAAAATAGACagatagtgagattgtgtgaacTAATAGATGTGGAAATGACATTGACATTGTGTTTATTATTTGTAGTGAAGCTTATGATCATTGTTATATTTTTTAGATGAAATACATAACTAGAATTGAACGCATACCCTTACATACAACTACAAAATAGATGCTGAAATAAGAAAAATGGTGATCCGTTTAGTTCTCTATTTTGTTAATGCTTTGCGTTCGCTTATATGGatgataaattcaaaatatgcTAGTCAATACAACCAAATGATAAGTTATTTATGCTATCATTAAAATACCCgatgggtacccgaaacccgaccCGTATTCGGTGCTAGACTTCGTGGGTACGAGTATGTCTTATAATTTCGGTTATTGTAGGGGACGGGTATTTGTCCTACCTGCACTTTACCCGATCCGTTGCATCTCTAACATGTACCACCAGTTCATCCGGTTGTACCCATTTCATCAGCAACGGATTTGCAATTTTTTGAATTGAaagtatatttttaaaaatttgtaaaataaaaaaagaaaaaaagaaaaattccgGCTGGCGGCCTTCGAGCTCGGGGAGGCCCCCACCTGGCCCGCCACCAGCGTCACGCGCGCGCCAGCTGAGCCCATCACCGTGGGCCGCGGGCCGCGGGCCCATTTGATCCCGCAGTCAGCCTCCTTCGGTTAATCTCTCTCTCACGGTCTCAGCCACTCCTCTCACCGTCTCTCCTCTCCCCGTCTTCCCCAAACGGCCAAACCAACCAACGATCTAGCTAGGGTTTGCGCGGTCGGCCTTCGTGCTTCTTGGGCCGAGCCTTAATCCTGTTGCACCGCCCGCGGGTCCGCCAAAAGCCTCCGGTCTGGTGGATCGCCTCGCGCCTCTCTGCTCCTCCGCGTACGTACCTTTCTCGACCTGACACAGTCCGAAAGGCGATCTCCAGGCGATCTTCCTCTCCCTCACCGAGGCACGCGTAGAGCGAGCCCGTCGGTGGCGGGCGGCCCCGCGGGGCATGCTCGGCAGTGTGGCGCGGCACTCCCGCGGCCTCCTGCGGAGCAAGCCTGGCGGCGGTGCGCGGATCCGGTGCCTGTGGGTGAGCTTTGCGATGTGAATCTCGGTGAGGGAACTGTACATACCTATTGTAGGTACTCATATCTATGTTTAGTGCGTAGTTTTAGTGAGAAAATAAGGATTCCCAGGCTGCCTTTTCTGCTTGGGGAGTTTGCTTCATCTGCTGTCCGTGCTGGTGTGTCCTGCAATGACGATGAGATGAAGATTTTGGTCTTCCGGTTGTTTTTCGGCGATGATGGCATCTCCGAACGGCCTGGAAGTTTCTTCCCGAGCTCCTCTAATGCCGTCGTTGTTGGTGGTTTGATCTTGGCGGAGGCAGATGGGGGCGTGGTGCTTACTGAAGGCGTTTTCTGTGGAGGTTTTGACATTGATGGTGTTTTCAATGGGGAAGTCATCTTTTGCATCCTTGTCTTAGCCTTCTATGTGCCTTCTCGTGCCTTCATTGCCCACGTTGTCATCGGCAGCCTCAATTTAGCTACCAACGATATGGTGGCTGCTGATCGGAGGTGGCTTGGTAATCATACCGGCGACAATGCTAATATGTTGACCGGTGTCTCCTTCCACCAACTTCTGAAATCGGGTTGGTGTTCAGTTCCCACCGCTTCTGGTGGTTTGCTTCCCCTTCGGGGTCTATCGTCGTCCGGTGGGCTGGGGTTGTTGCTGGCTGAGGCGCCAGATACCTTGTTCTCCGGCGAGGCGATGGCCACTGGCCATCTTGCACGGCCTGGACGTTCAGCGACTACAAGGCATATTGGAATTCCTGATGTGCTACTCTTGGTGCCACTGAAAACCTTTGACGTTCTTTCGTCGGGAGGGTGGTCGGCTTCAAGGCGACTGTTCCGGCTGCTGGCGACGAGGACGACCGGGAGTGTCTTGCAAGGACCTAGATgtactttttctttctttcaaagCTGTCTTTGTAAGATTTGGGATGTAAACTGTCAGAATTATATGTGAAATACAACCCGGTTttctcaaacaaaaaaaaatgctccTCCGCGTACGTAAGCCCCCCCCAAACTCCCAAATCCCCCTTTCACCTCCTCCCGCTCTCATACCCCCTTCTTCCAAATCCGGCCCAAATCTGGTGCTTCCGGTTCGAGCTAGTGCGTGTTGGCGCGCGCGGTTCGTCGGATCTGCAGGGGCGCAAGGGCTTCACTAAGCGGGTTCCGGGGAAATGAGTCTAGATCTGGCGCGAATTTTCGCGGAGGCTTTTTTTTTCCCTCTGGCCTTTTGAGTGCTCCAATTACTTCCTCTTTTTCGTTCGGGGGAATCTGGGGGACACGGGGGATCCGGTAGCCTTTTCGTTGCGCAAGGGGGATTTCCTCAGGCTTAGGGTGTCTATGTATCATCGATACGCGATACGGGTACGGCGATACGTGAGTTTAAAAAACGACATAGTGGTAGTATAGAGAGAGTATCGAAGTATCCGATACGCAAGTATCGGATCGGATACGGGTACGGCTGGGTTAGTGAAGTATCGGTGATTCATAGTAGGGTGTGTTTatttggtgaaaaagtttgggtttgggtactgtagcacgttttgttattatttgataattaatgtccaatcatggattaattaatgtcgttagattcatctcgtgggaatcagtcagactgtgtaattagttatttcttttaactatatttaatacttcatacatgtgtctaaaaattcgatgtgacgggtactgtagaaaaaaatttggaaactaaacggggccttagATTGGCGACCTGGGACTGGGTTGCCGCCTGTGCGTAATTACAGTGCCAGTCTGACTTCGTTGTTGAGGTGAAGTGTAACCTTACCTGTAGTATATACGGCTGTTGTCTTAGCTCAGATGTCGAGGTAGAGAGCAAGTATTACTACACTTTATGGCGCTCGAAGCTGAATTTCTGTCGAGCTATCCATAAGTTTTAAGTAGAGCAGCTGGAGTTAATGATACCATGGATACAGTAATTTTGTGAATTTTGTACCTGGCCTAGGGTGCTCATACTTGAAACTATCAAGTGATCTGATGTGATGAAATTATACCTCAAATGATTTTATTTATTCTGTTCATTTTGAATTGATGACAGGCATTCTTGGGTTCCATCGACAACAAACAAGATCTAACACACGTTCTCGCAGCTCGGCCTAGCTAGTCCGGACTCCAGATCTCAACCACCACCTACCATATATCCTGTAAGCTCTTCCCTCTGCTCCAAAACTCAGATGCGTTCCCTTCCTCTCTTGCTCCGGATCATCTCTCTGTCATGGTACAATTTCTTTCTGCTTTTGAGTTCGTAGAACTGCTCGCTAGATTCTGTTGGATCTCTACGAGGCTGTGCACTGATACATGCTATATTCATGTGTAAAATATTGCTTGCATTTGACTAGATCTTTGTATCGTGAAATTATGATCTATTTGTCATGTTTGAGTATATTGATCTGTTTCACTAATATGAATGTACTGAAGTTTATTTAGCTACCATTTTGGCGTTTTGACGATGTCCTGATTTTACCATGCTATATATCCGACAGATTTTACGGGTTCAGCTGCTAGCCTATAAGCATGGCTGAGGAAACCGCCAACAACACTCAAGTGGCCCAAGAAAATGACGTTGCTCCCAATGATGAGGCAGTCCAAGCAGATGAATTGGTCCAAGCTGAAGATATGGCTCAAGCTGATGAGTTGATACAAGGAGAAGAAATCAATCAAGGTGATGAGTTGGTTCATGGTGATGATTTCATCCAAGGAAATGAGTTGGTCGTTGCTGAGGAAACGACCCCTCGGACCGGAACCAGACGGAGGAGAAAAAGGTCCTCGGTATGGGAGCACTTCACTATTGAAGAAGTCGCTGGAGGCGCCACACGGGCATGCTGCAATCTCTGTAAGCAAACCTTTGCTTACAGCTCTGGCCCAAAGATTGCTGGGACTAGCCATCTCAAGAGGCACATCACCTTGGGTTCTTGTCCTAAGATAAATAATCAAGAGCAGAGGCTGGCACTGCCTTCAGCAGGAGGTACTGACAATGATGGTGAGGGAACTGTGGAGCGGCGAACTAAGAGACGATACAGATATACTGGTTATGCAAATGCTGCTTTTGATCAAGACCGCAGTTGCTCATACCTGGCGAAGATGATCATTCAGCATGACTACCCGCTTCACATTGTTCAACAGCCGGCATTCAGAACTCTTATTGAGAGCCTGCAGCCACGTTTCAAGATTGTGGATGTTGATACGATGGAGGGAGAGGTGTATGCTGTTTatcagaaagaaaaagagaacctGCATCAAGCATTCAACACTATGCCTGGAAGGATCAGCCTCACCATAGGATTGTGGACAACGAGTCAGACTCTTGGCTATGTTTCACTTGCAGGGCAGTTTATTGACTCAGAGTGGAAAGTACACCGAAGAATGCTTAGCTTCATGATGGTGTCTTCTCCTCACTCAGAGAATGCACTTAGTAAAGCAATTAGCATGACCCTTTCTGACTGGAATATGAAGGACAAACTATTCACCATCACATTGGATAATGAATGTTCCTCACATGACATCTACAGTGCAAATCTGAGGGATTATCTCTCCAACAAGAACAATCTCATGCTTAAGGGACAGCTGTTTGTTGTGAGGTGCTACGCCCATATCCTTAATGCTGTCGCCCAAGACGTCATTGCTTCAATTCACGGTGTCATCTACAATATCCGTGAAAGCATAAAGTTCATAAAAGCTTCTTCTGCCCGTGAAGAGAAGTTTGCTGAGATTGCTCTGCAGCTGGAGATTCCCAGTACGAAGACCCTCTGTCTAGATGTCACAACCCAGTGGAACACCACTTATCTGATGTTACTGGCCGCCTTGGATTATAAGCAGGCTTTCACTACACTTGAGACCTGTGATGATAACTACAATGAAGCTCCTTCAGGAAAGGATTGGAAGAAAGTTGAGGCTGCCTGTTCTTACCTGAGACTGCTATATGACTCAGCTCATAGTATCATGGCATCAACAAACCCAACTTCAAATCTTTTCTTCCATGAAGCCTGGAAACTTCAGCTAGAACTATCAAATGGCACAGGACATGAAGATCCCATTTTCAGTAGCGTTGCCAAAGATATGCATGAGAGGTTTGACAAGTACTGGAAAGATTGCAGCCTCGTGCTAGCCATTGCTGTTGTCATGGATCCACGTTTCAAGATGAAGCTTGTTGAGTTCAGTTACTCCAAGATTTATGGGGCTGAGGCTGCGAAGTATGTTAAGGTGGTCAATGATGCTATGCATGAGCTTTATAAGGAGTATGTTGCTCAGCCACTTCCACTGACCCCAGCCTATGCCGAGCACGGCGAAGCTAATAATGTCACAGCCAATGCGAATAACAGTCAAGGAGCTCCTGCTGCCACTGGTGATGGGCTTCTAGACTTTGATATGTACCTTTCCGAGATCCAGAGTAGCCAGCCCTCAAAATCTGAACTGGAACAATACCTGGATGAATCACTCACTCCACGTATGCAGAAGTTTGATATTCTGAACTGGTGGAAGCTTAACACAGTCAAGTTTCCAACCCTCTCTAAAATGGCCCGTGATATCTTGGCTATTCCAATGTCCATGGTAAGCAGTGGCAACTCCATATTCACTGCTGGAACAGGAAATCGCATGCTCGATGACTATAGAAGCTCTCTTCGTCCTGAGATTGTGGAGGCACTTTTCTGTGCAAAAGACTGGCTCCAGTACTCAGCAGCTGCCAAGGATGCACCAAGTTCTGCACTGGTCAAGGCTGAAGGGTCATAGGTTCGATGTGGTCACTTATTCCTTGTCGAACCATGAATCTGTCCATCTATCGTGAGTGTAGTAACTGTAGGCGTATTGTAGGCTGAGATTGTGAACTGATTGTTATTCTAATATCTGTCTTGTAGAGTTGCAAGTTTTTTGTGTTGAACTCTGTTTAACTTGCTGTTGTCATGTAATAGCTTTTGCTGTATCATGTTCTGGTGCTGTCTGACTTTGCATGTGATGTGCGTGTACAAGCTGCAGGATGCATCAGCTGGTTGCCTGTACTTTGTACCCTTGTTTTGTATTCATTTTTTATGCACTGTGATGTTCTTGTTTGTGTATAGCTGTAGAATGTCTAATTTAAGTATATGCTATCCATCACTTTTCCAGTTAGTCATCAGCCAGCTGTACGGAATCACTGCTGTGCGTTATGTTTAAAATGCCCTACGTGGCGTGATGGCTCCATTGTTCAACTGTGCAGTGCTATTGCAATTTCTCAAGGCTGATATTGAGCTTCTGATGTAATTGGACTTCTGCACGTAAGCTGTTCTTACCTATGGTACTCAAGCATGAGGGGTGAAGGCGAGCTGATCAGAAACTGTATTGTTATCTAAGAACAGAACTCTGTCATTCTAACCTACCAAGGGTGAAAGGGAGTCGTGCAAGCTGACCATGGCATCGTCAACGGCTGGTTGTGATGTGAAGGTatgcttttatttttttgtaatGTGCCTAATTGTTTCTCAGCCATGTTAATCACTTTAGTAAGCTAAAAGCCAGCAAGAAAATATGGTGCTGCCATGCTGGTCTTTGGCGACTACAACAATTTTACAGTTGAATATACAAGTATATCAGATCATTTTTTTTAGTTTCCTTTGGTGTTGCATTTGTAATTAGATCACCTTTTGTAGTAGTCTACGAAAACGCTATATTTATGATTAAATTGTTTCTATCTAAAGCTAAGTTGCCACCTTAGCAACCTAGAAATCTCAGTGTGAAATTAGGTGTTTGGCAGCTATTCTCTACATCGATTGTTCAATAGAGTATGTTTCCTGCCTTCCTGGTTTTTGCTTTAATGGTCCATTCACTGTTAAAAAGACAGATGAAAACATACAGACAGCAGAGGTGGTTAAGTTGAAAGTGGTATATAAACGAAGATGCCCCAGAGATTGAGAGCTTCTTTGATGggtttctttattttttctgtTTCCTCCGCTCTATATGTGAAGAGTA
This genomic interval carries:
- the LOC120676465 gene encoding zinc finger BED domain-containing protein RICESLEEPER 2-like, yielding MAEETANNTQVAQENDVAPNDEAVQADELVQAEDMAQADELIQGEEINQGDELVHGDDFIQGNELVVAEETTPRTGTRRRRKRSSVWEHFTIEEVAGGATRACCNLCKQTFAYSSGPKIAGTSHLKRHITLGSCPKINNQEQRLALPSAGGTDNDGEGTVERRTKRRYRYTGYANAAFDQDRSCSYLAKMIIQHDYPLHIVQQPAFRTLIESLQPRFKIVDVDTMEGEVYAVYQKEKENLHQAFNTMPGRISLTIGLWTTSQTLGYVSLAGQFIDSEWKVHRRMLSFMMVSSPHSENALSKAISMTLSDWNMKDKLFTITLDNECSSHDIYSANLRDYLSNKNNLMLKGQLFVVRCYAHILNAVAQDVIASIHGVIYNIRESIKFIKASSAREEKFAEIALQLEIPSTKTLCLDVTTQWNTTYLMLLAALDYKQAFTTLETCDDNYNEAPSGKDWKKVEAACSYLRLLYDSAHSIMASTNPTSNLFFHEAWKLQLELSNGTGHEDPIFSSVAKDMHERFDKYWKDCSLVLAIAVVMDPRFKMKLVEFSYSKIYGAEAAKYVKVVNDAMHELYKEYVAQPLPLTPAYAEHGEANNVTANANNSQGAPAATGDGLLDFDMYLSEIQSSQPSKSELEQYLDESLTPRMQKFDILNWWKLNTVKFPTLSKMARDILAIPMSMVSSGNSIFTAGTGNRMLDDYRSSLRPEIVEALFCAKDWLQYSAAAKDAPSSALVKAEGS